Below is a window of Oreochromis aureus strain Israel breed Guangdong linkage group 4, ZZ_aureus, whole genome shotgun sequence DNA.
TCTTCTTTTTTATGTGTTGATGAATTCCCATCCATGACATAAAATATCAAAAAGACTGAAATCAGAAATGCATGTATCTCAAACAACAAGAAGAAGGCAGACtaatttaaaagtatttttgtaTATGAGATCCCAAAACATGTTTTCACCCTGATAAAGATAAATTATTTCAGACTCTACAACTAATTAGCCCCTTCTTGATAACTGTGCGGGAGTAAATAGTGATATCACACATTCATTTTCTCTGTGATAGGGCCTTAAAGCTAAGCTTTATTATGGGCGCGGCCACTTTGAATCACAGATGGGTGCAGCTTCCCCTGATTCAGCACTGCACTAAAAGACGCTTTAAAGACACTTCttccaaacaaaaaaagagagaaattaaCCAAGGATAAATGAAACAGCTATTAGAATATGAGGTAAGTATAAAAAATGAGTAAATATGAAGCAAGCAAGATTTATTAAAGCTTATATACCTTATGGCTGACTATGGTTTTTTTCATCATGGATTATTAGAAACATATCAACACTGTATTACATAAGAGCATTAAACTCCATGCTACTTATCAATGAAACTATAGTGAACAaaaatgaacacaacaatgtGGAAACATCACAAATCAATCAATTGTGACCAATTTCTTTATTAATGAAACATTAAGAAATCATTTCATGACACTAATAATACAGAGTCTTTGGGTTTCAGATATAATCGTGTACGTTTTGTGGTGAATAAGGAGAATCACATATTAACACTTACATGTTGACAGGTTGCTAGTTGCCATCTCCAAATCTGTGCTGTCTATAAGCCTGTAATGTATAAAACAATCATCATTTTCTCACATGTCTACTCCATGTTTCCAGCCTCTATGTGAAAAATGCAGACACTGAAGGAGTCATGGTAGTGTGTGAGTCTGAAGGTCATCTGCAGTCAGCAATGAGACACGCCTGCCATAAACACTAATAACCATTTATCATTTAttccacacaaacaaaaactgtatttttttcataataCTCAGAGAGGTTTGGGggttaaaacatttaataagtAATTTTGCAATCACGGgacattacattttaaaaagaaaaaataaaaataaaaaagtaacacCATAATCACactcttttttattttggatcCTGTACTGTCGCCATGTAACTAAATGCCTTTATTCAAATTAACTGCAAATTTTaggtttttctgtttcctgcttcTATTTATTCTTCTATTCGCCTAATGAgcgaataaaataaaataaaatgtgcagcCAAACCCCTAAACAATAACTAAAACTCTAATTAGCCTTCAAATAATTAATTTGTAACACTAACGTtgcactttttttattttcttttttttctgcactttACCAATGATATTTACATGCCGTACTTCCGGTTAAGCCATTCAAAATAACCTAATAAGTTAAagtttaatgttaaaaaaaatttaatttaacattatttctttataaagaaagaaatgtatTGTGTAGCTCAGTGCTCGGACTTCTCTCGACAGACCGGGTTTTCCTTGGTTTGTGGGGTATATAAGCTCCGCccctcttccggtttggttttacACAATCGGTGGTTACCAAAGCAGGCGATCGGAGCTCTGTGGTCATTAGAGGATCGGTGACGATGGGGGTCAAAGTCAGAGTGGAATATTGGTATTTATCTTTCATATTACGtactttctttgtatttttagttAACTTTTTGTCTGTTGTCTTTCCATAATTTAAACacagtttcacttttggctAGCTCATAGCTAAGCTAGGTGCCTGCGCAGGCAGCAGCCTGAGCCTAGAGTAAGGAGGGCTGATTTTGCTTTTGCTAGTGTGATTTTCTTACGcacctgtgtttttatttcatttagtgGTGGATGAGGTTACGAGCCCCGCTATCGTGAGCTCGCCCGTGTTGTCAAGGGTGAGTTTAGCGATGCGGACGTGACAGGTGTCGTGGGAAGAACCGGTAAGTCATCGTTGATCGCTGCAGATAAAGCTGGAGCTGGAACTCGTGCTTTGTTTCATATCAGATGAAACAAACCATGAGTTCATAGCTCCAGCCTTAAATTCCACCCCTCTCTTTATTGTGAGCTTAGATCATCAAAGCGCCATTCTCACGTCCTCTATTTCTGCTGCTCTTGGTATTATAGGTAGCTTTGAGATTGAAATCAATGGGCAGCTGGTCTTCTCCAAGCTTGAAACTGGTGGATTCCCTTATGAGGATGACGTAAGTACTGTGCATACAATTTTCCTATCATGTCAATTACAaaagaatagccctttattgtcattgtacactTAAAGGGAAATTGTGAGTGCTCCACACCAGCTGAGCGGGAATAAAGTGTAAATTGTAAGACAGCAGGAAGAAATAACAAACAGAAGGAACAGAAAACGGACTGTTATTAATGCTGTGTATTTCTTGGCACAGGTCATGAACGCGATTCAGAATGCTTATGATGGCAAACCTTTGCAGAAGATCACCAAAAGCCGCGCTCCATGCGTCATCATGTAAACCTCCCTACTGCTACACAACCGTGCAGCTGTGGTTTACACACCCAGAAGAGAAGCACTAGCAGTAAACCAAACTCTGCTCTGCCTCATGGCTCCTCTCTCTGTTCCCATAGTGGTCCTCCGGGGTGTTAATGATTACCGTAGCTTCAACTATTAAAGGTTATGGTATGATGTATCTGTCCCTGGAGTTCCCTCATCATAGGAGCAAAGACAGGGAGATGATGTTGCAGATGATATGGAGGGAGTTCACCTTTTAATCCTATTGCCTGTCATTTTCTACCTGActagttgtgttttgtttctcactgtatgtttgggtttttttgttggggtttttttgctgtttaaaaaCTTCAGTGAATGCAGGAACGATACAAATGGAAACACTTTATCTTTGCAGCACTTTATGCATAATGATTTGTCACTAAAGCATTTTTATGatatttcatcattttcatAAAGTAGTAATTCACTCTGCTGGTTTTGAATAGTGTTGCAATGTCATATTTGTGGTGGATGCAAAGTGAatcttgactttttttttcttttttttttaaatctgtatcAAATTTGAAACGAGTACAACATTAAAACGATTGGATGTAATAATGCTATTGTCTGCAGCAACTGAGCTCAGCCAAGTTTCTGCTCTAATTTGTTTCGGTAAAGTACTTTCGCATGCAATGTGTGTTTCTAAAGGCCGTCACCAGCTGGTCTATGAAGCTCACATACTAGATGCTAGCTCATATTTCATAAATCCTTTTGCATTGTTTTCTGATATTAAAACTGGAGCAAGAAATAAAGGCAATTGTTCTTGAAGTACTGCGTGTGTCACTTTTTCATAATTAAAGGTGTCTTATTACCTTTAATGGGTTTCTTTGCTTGTATGTGATTGTTGTCCTCACATTCTTGGTTCTTGGAACTGGTAACCAGGTGTTTTCGTTGCATGCGAAACAGCTTCTCCTCTGTGGGCCGAGGCTGTCAACCTCTAGGGAGGATCGCACACCAACTGCCAATTATTTTACAGCACGACTTCAGCAGGCTTTTCCTGTTTTGTCTCTGTCCTCTGACACAAATGGGTGTAGGGCCATACTTGTTAAGGGTACCTCACATAATCACTGACCCCGTTCTCCAGGTTTCTACTTCCTGTTGTTATGTATGCaaattgttttggggttttttttattttctctcacctcaataggaaaatgaaataattactTATTTAACACGAATGGGCAGATCAGATGGAACCTGCCATTGGTGGGTTTCTTGGCACAACATTTAACACAGAAATGTGGCCTAAGAAACTGAAGCAGAgctagagggaaaaaaatacttAGTTCTAAAGTAGTTTGCCATACTTTTTGCACTAAGGGGCGCCAAACTCAACAAAGACTACCATCACAAGTATTTTGCCTCCAGCGTACCCTCTGTCAAAGAGAGTATCACCCTGAAGTCAAATGTGGAGAGAATTCAAATAAGGAAATTGCTCGTCTGAAAAAGTCTCGCAACCttcaaggttttttttgtttttttagctatAAACTATGTTTTTATACATAAAACGGTGATGCTATTAACCAAGGCTCTGAATTCATTTTCAGGTTGTATGTATGCGCTGAGGACACTATCCATTCATAAGCTTATGAAGACTCACACAATCTTAACAAATGTGCTGAAAGTTAATGTTGGGCCTCATTATTTGTGGATTGGTAGATTTAGCAAACTTTAGAAGGCAAATATTAAAAGGTCACTAATGTAATTATGAACTGAATCATAAATGTGattaggcttttattttgaaaagaaatgcattgaaatattttactgctttttaataAGCAAGTGTTGCATAGTTTGTCTAGGTGTGTCTTTGGTGTTTGGCTCTGGCCTGCAATGATAACTCCCATCAGCCTGCTTCTTGTAATCCTGATAGAGCTCATCTGTGCTGCCTTAGTCCTCCAATAAGGGTACTGAAAATGTGCAGTGCCTCTAAAGAGTATTTAAGTGTCGCCTTCCATATACTTTAGTCAGATGTCTTGACTCAGGTGACACCATTTAACCAATTATGTGACCACAAAAACCAGATGGCACGCTAGAtgaatatttttcatatttactgTACACATGAATATGTTGTAAGACAGCTCACTCACACATAACTGCAAACAGGTTTTTCAACATTTTGTGATGTGTTTCAGCAAACGTTCcccttctctttcttctttctcttttttctttcattttcagacTAAGAAGTCTGCTCTGAGTTATAGATTTTCAAACTGCTATAATGAGGCTCTCTTCCAAGTctatataattttttatttcacatacTTTTATGCCACCACAAATGGAAAGTTTTTCATGTTGCCGTCACCTTTTTCTAAAGTTCCCTAAATGTTTATGAAAGTGTGTTTTTGGACACACATTCATAATCAAATAGGCTATATGAAGCCTGGGAGTGTCTGGATACTGTATGCGTAGAAACATGGACACTGCAGATAGCTTCTACAATTGCTGATAACAGTGCCACAGTGTCTTTGGCTGGGGCCCACTTCCCTCACTGTGAagtatatttatgtgtttactcTCATAGACAATTATTATTCCTTCAATGTCAGGTCATCAACCAGGAGTTCACAACCCACTGGCCATGGTGCCAAGAGCAGCTATAAAATCATAATCATGTATAATCATAGTTCCATATATAAACATGAAGGCAATTTAAGCCTGTAAAACAAACACGTTGTTGCCAGTACTTCTGCCAGTGTTTCTAAACTCTCATTTGAAATCAGTTACTTCTCACTGGGTTCAAAAAAGTGTTCCTGCTACTGTTTAAATTCGCCTTTTATCTGGCTAGCTAGCTGGTGGGCATGAAGACATATTTGAATGAGCTCACACTGTCAGCTTAAGGGGAGTCCTtgaaaacttgaaaaaaaaaaaacctctaatGTACACCACaagtctgatttttttaaaatcaaagtaGAGCAGATAGTTACACTTATTAGACATATGATTATTTTGAGCCCCTGACTTTGATGCAGCCTCAGATGACTTTGACTGTAGTTCTAATTAGATTGTCTTGGTAGTTTCAGTATGTTAGCATTGCCACTGTGCCCCTGGTAGCACACTGACATGTGTCTATCCTAAAGGACTGCATCCAAGTACAGTCACAAATGACAAACATAGTTTTTCTGTTTCTACTGTTTAGATATGTTACAGTGAGTTCTTTATGAGTGCATTTTACTATTTTCACATCTTTCTGACCCAACATCATCATCTGTCGCACTGTAAGGGTAATCCATATCCACTATTTGGCTACTTTTTCCATATTATGGACCAAAGCCACAACAATTTGCTTACATTTGAATTTGATACTACACCGGACCACAACCCTGTGAAATATTTACAAGGACATTTGCAAATCAAAGCTAAGTCACATGGATAACCTGGTTTTGTAGATCTTTTTTGGAGTCCGTGCAGCTCAAATGATGCTGTCATTGAAGCCAAAGGGAGCAGACCAATgctaagatttttttaaaattcacttcacaaattcaactttttattcaaatgtttcagctaaattattttaataaacatttcCCTCCTGCCTGGTAGCTCCAAATTCATCATcttttgtccaatatatccCACCTCTTCACAGGCttaaaccatctcagcctcctgtctttttattAGTGTCATTTCCAAATCATATGTCATAgaaggtctcactaccatcgtGTAAACTTTCCCTTTTACTCTTGGTGCTATGCTTCATTCACAAATCACCCcgacactcatctccacccactccaccctgcctgcactctctttttcacctcttttgtCCACTGTGCATTACCTAGGATTGTTGACCCCAGGTATTCAGACTCATCTAGTTTCACCAACTCTGCTCCTCGCATCTTCACTGTAATACCGGTGTCCCTCttattcacacacactttttgtcttgcttttactgactttcattcctttTCTCTCCAGATCATTCCTCCAGCTCTTCAgcctctcttccacctgctcccaACTCTTTCTAAAGATCATAATGTTGTCTGCAACCATCACAGTGCACTGAGACTCTTGGCTGATCTCATCTGTTAGCCTATTCATCACCAAAGAACAAGGGGCTCAGAGCCGATCACTGATGTAAAGGCTCACCTTGAACCCATCCGTCACTCCCACTGCACACCTCACCACACTGTCTCTCTGTCCTCTTACATGTCTTGTGTAaccctcacatacttctctgccactcctgGCTTCCTCATGTAGAaccacagttcctctcttggCACCCTATCATAGGCTTTCTCTAGCTCCACGAAGACATAGTGCAGCTCCTTCTGACCTTCTCTGTTCTTCTGCATCAATACTCTCAAAGCAGACATTGTATTTGCAGTGCTCGTTTTCGACATGAAGCATACTGCTGCCCACTGATCATCACCTCTCTCTTTACTCTCTCCATTATTACAGCTCTGCACTTCAAAATCAGTTCCAGTACACTTCTTCTCCATTCCTCAGGCATCCTCTAAATTTCCAGCATTGTGTTAAACAAGTCCACTTTTCTTTCTGCATGTCTCCCCAACTGTGTCATCTGGACCAACTGCCTTTCCACTTTTCATAAAAGCCCTCacttgttatatatatatatatatatatatatatatatatatatatatatatatatatatatatatatatatatatatatatatatataaaaattacAGATATTTTCAGCTGTAGTCTCAGAGTTTCAGACCCCGCTGTATATTGAAACAACTGtcaatatgaaaataaacattCTGCCAAATTCCATCACAAACAAATATAACCAAATGAGACACATTCACAAAATCGTGAATTGTAGTGCTATGCTGTCAACAACCACACAGAAAAAGCATTGACAGTGACAGAGTACCAATTTCCTGCTCTGAGAAAGAGGAACTTACCAACAGCAGTCTCACATGTAAAACTGGTTCAAATACAGATATTTGAGATCACGTATTTTATACACAGTTGGTACA
It encodes the following:
- the selenow2a gene encoding migration and invasion enhancer 1 — translated: MGVKVRVEYCGGUGYEPRYRELARVVKGEFSDADVTGVVGRTGSFEIEINGQLVFSKLETGGFPYEDDVMNAIQNAYDGKPLQKITKSRAPCVIM